ccctccaggaccggagttggtGCCCCCTTAATCAGAGTGtctaaacacagagaaaataaacaaaagcatgcAAATTCCTATAGAGCGCTGTGCcaaggctgccatcagcagtGCCATCTTAGTGAGCAACATGAAATATAAGATGAATtcattaaaaccagtttttatGATTGTTTGAAGTGAATAGAtatccataaaataaaataataattgtttaaaatgacatttaaattaaagCTATTTGGTGTTTGGTTATGGAATCTAAAATGTACTAAATTAATTATTcacataatttatttgtttctgtcatttgtcatttacaggcttgttttcttttttcaggtcTCAAATTTGACTCTCACTTTGTTGTCGTTCGAGTTcgagcaaaaaacaaaatggccgCTGGAGAGTTCTCTGAGCctgtcaccatggaaaccacaggtgaacaaatgaatggatgaattgaTGTCTGGTTCAAAGACGAATAGCTGAAAAGATGATGAATGAGTAGACAATGAAAACGTGACAAGTGTCAGTGAGAGGTCtcaaagaatgaaaaattaGAGGAAGTTCCAAGTCTTGATTCAGAGCAGAAAACCAAAGACAAAACCAGAGTGAGACAAAGACAAGGAAATTATTAACAATAGgtgtaaaaagtgaaatgttatTGTTTCCTGTTCCTTGTTCTTCATCTTTGATCCTCAGCCTTTAATTTCGGTTTCGATGCCTCGACGGCTCATGCTGAGTTGAAGGTTCAGGGTAATACAGTGACCTGGGAGCCTCAGGGAGTCAAAAGTCACGATTCCCGACTCAGGGGCAAAGACAACAGAAGCAGGTGAGGAAATGTCCTGCTGATGATGTCGTTATGTTTTATATCTTCAAACATGATACATTAGAACAGGCAGTTCAAAGGTCACTGCAGGTCAAcacaaagaagagacagagcagagaacatgagaaaattaaacaggaaaaagtcagaattaaagaagacaaaaaaaaaaaacaacacaacttttGTATTCACATTGTTGTTTGTCTTAAGGTGACAAACATGATTTATTAATAAAACCTTATCAGTTTCTAACAACTGCAACTGTAATTTAACACTCgcgcatgcacacgcacacacaggaaatgacagtAGTGATAactgttctgctgttttcttgtgTCTTTAATATTTTTGTCCCTCTTCAGTCTCCGTACTGCCTCCTCTACAACTCCCTCAGGTAGAAACCACCTTTGCTGTCTGGTTGCTGAGTAACTTGACGTGTCACAAGTCACTTTCTCATCCGCCATTTTTACTTCATGCAGCCAATCACCTCACAGTTTACTGCAgtgtttaatgaaatgttttattacagAATAACCCACCGTCTGTCTCTCATTAATCAAAGggtgaaatatttgaacaatttTTCTATTATTGATGTGAAAAATTCaaccagttttatttattttaagttattaataaaatataagtTTTGATGTGCAATTTTAATACAAAtgaatgtctgtgttttattcatatttttcattttgctgcatcATTTCTTTAACTCGACCTCATTGCTTCACTGTGCTGgatgtttgcttttattctcCAGGAGGTtatgcttttttcctttttgctactgtaaaatgtttatttaacttAATCAGCAGCAGAAGTGGCACGCCATCACCCAATAAGACAGCAGGAAGTCGCACCGGGCGTGACAGATTTGCTGGAGAGTCTTACACAGTCCTTGGTACAATTTAACCTCAGATTCACTCAGAAATGTTATATTATCATGAGGATATATGACAATATTACatgctataatttttatttcattgtagcAGTAGTTGTAAAATGAAttggaaatatgaaaaaacattttctaagttttaaattttaacacctgaaataattcttttaaaatgtcatggCTTTTATTATTGAGTAATCATAAtaggctttatttttttcttccgaCTTGCAGGTGACCACGAGATGACTGGTGGTTCCCACTACTGGGAGCTCCGCCCCCTGGCTGACTGGAAATCATTCAGTGTGGGTGTGGCCTATCGTGCCGGCCTGGGTCGCTTTGATCAGTTAGGGAAGAGCGCCAGTTCGTGGTGTCTCCATGGCACCCAGTGGCTACAGACCTCCCTTGCTGTCAAACACAACAATCGAGCCAAAGCCCTGGATTGGCCACTGCCCCAACGGATCGGTGTGTACTGTAACTACGACAACGGTATAAAGACTTTCTACAGTCCCCCAGTGTCTTTTCAATGTGTCAGTGTGAACGTCATAACCCTCACCTAGCATTTAGCGTCacaacttgtgttttgtttcaggtgaTTTGTCATTTATTGATGTCGATCAGCTTCGTCTTCTTCACTCTTTCAAAACAAAGTTTACCCAGCCACTGGTTCCTGCCTTCACTGTAAGCAAGACAGAAATGACAGTTTGTCTTATTAGTttaaaattttagtttttatattttagaaacGTATTCATCCCCAAATGGGCAATTTGTAGTGACAGTTCCcagattaaaaaattaattaattataaaataaatattgctatagcagaaaaaccccaaaattGTACAGGTCTTGCAATGAACTGGGAGCTAATGATAGATGTGATGAAAAcctgaaagtaaaatatttgaaaatgagaaatcaTAATTCATTGAAGTTATTGTTGTAGAAATTCTGTGAATTATATTTGCTTTATCCAGGTCTGTAAAAACATACTGAAGAACTGCAAATGTCGTATTGTCAGAGTGGAAAATGGGAGCAGTTAGAGACACTCAGAATATATAAAGGACATAAATataacaggaaaataaatataaagtgtAGGCATATACATGTATTGCATTACTGCAAggatattttattgtttgtcctTTACTACAGGTGTGGTGCGGTGGATTCACCATAACGACAGGTCTACAGGTACCAAGTTTCATGCGAaatttcctctcctcccatcAGAGCCTCACTAACTTGTCGCAGTAAATAATTTTCCTGtaatcagtttttattgtgtttcatACCATTTACTCCTgtcaaatgtgtaaataataatttgtattaattttaatgtaatattaataatgtgtGTTGCATATGGAAAATCAAGGTGAAGTGTTTAcagtaaaaatattgatttggaATAGAAGAAAATTGTATCATAATTATAAGgcttattatttattatttttgaagtgTCAACTAGAGCTATAAATTTATCATTTGagtgcttttatttaaagaaatactAATGTTGTTTATTAAGGCtccaaattttttattttaatggcacacttattttgaaaacaatctGGCTTTCATTGTGAAGGCTGAACCAAACAATGTGTTTGACCACATTACATACTTTTGTTTGGTGGGAAATCTGCAGGATCAGacaatgtgatgtttttttggAGTATTTGGAGAATTGTGATGAAATTTATCTGtatttaatgaaataaagaaaagtttgaagCTGAAGATAGAATTTGCTTTGATTGGCTGCTACATGCTCCAACTTCATGAAATGACATTGTAGTTCAATGGGGACTCAAGGCAATGCACTGGTTAGAATAAGGGAGAAAGGGGAAAAGCCTGGCAAGCCAGGGAATgcaatgggttagggttaggaaggtgatagagacatgaaaccaagctctatctCGACTAATTCGGGTACaccctttccaacggtaccaccccgGCGTCCGTAcgagcttccgttcgggagatacgtcacttcccgttacgacaagtccatatctcgggaacggaaggtcgcagagacacgggaccaggaccagcgcgttcagcgcccccgaattatgtctggcggacgccacccctgagcgtctaggacgttcggttctggagttacagacgattagacgttcccattgcaAATGAATGGGATACGAGCATAACGAAAATTTGtgtgcggaggccaaaatccaccagggttagggttagggttagggttgggttagggttatggtttgtgttaaattaggatgcactggcctactgaaaTGCGGGAGGATGGTGAAGTAGGGAGGAGCGCTGCCTTCCACTCGGGGGAGCAGGGTTCGGACCCTAGGCAGAGCACCCGTATGAAGAGAGGAACCTGTAGAAGAGATTTTTAACAAGTTCACTGGGATGAAGTCCTGcaaaggttaaaggtgagtAGGTAGCATCCCAGTCTTCATCGCTCGGATCCAAATCTAGATTTACTAAGAATAATAatctattttaaatttaaatttaaattaggagatataaaataaaaaagtaataatataatagatagaaatataaaaaggttaatataaatgaaattgctAATAAATAAGTGCTGTAATGTAAGTGctatgataaaataattaaatgaagtgCTAAAAACAAGGGGTCATGCAAGATATAATAAGTGCTGTAAAATTTAATGCAAAACCATGCAAAACATCATAAGTGCTGTAAAagagttttattaaaatattaaaaaaacatgcaaataagtgcataaaataaatagtaaacatGCTAAGAatttataaacaaatatatttgtaataaagaaaaataaatttaaataaatctcctttataaaaataaaaagaaaaattttttttgaagagTATTTACGTCCTGATGGGGAATCAAACCCTGGGCTACTAGGGGCAGAGCAAGGTTTTAAGCTGTAAGCTAATTCAGGGTTGAAATATAGTAGGATCCGTGCGATGGAAAAAGTACAGGCACTGACCTGGGAAGATCGTGTCGGGAGGGG
This sequence is a window from Echeneis naucrates chromosome 12, fEcheNa1.1, whole genome shotgun sequence. Protein-coding genes within it:
- the fsd1l gene encoding FSD1-like protein isoform X1 → MMDAQKQEALRRIITTLANKNEELQHFQETVENTLTALQDESRKVMSGLEVELEQLHSAVEEKGVELSQIITEEKHRKEAALQKQLSEGKYALLSCEELMEFANQTLTITSEEEFLQAAKEIKERVTMAPAFRLTTRPAMSESMAEFTVDFSAERVWLQRLQFLPVPRAPEIDVSRCVVNDNNITIAWRPACEAGGEGLNGSTECYELEYRKTNCDIMLTAPGEACWEKILDITGTQVTISGLKFDSHFVVVRVRAKNKMAAGEFSEPVTMETTAFNFGFDASTAHAELKVQGNTVTWEPQGVKSHDSRLRGKDNRSSSRSGTPSPNKTAGSRTGRDRFAGESYTVLGDHEMTGGSHYWELRPLADWKSFSVGVAYRAGLGRFDQLGKSASSWCLHGTQWLQTSLAVKHNNRAKALDWPLPQRIGVYCNYDNGDLSFIDVDQLRLLHSFKTKFTQPLVPAFTVWCGGFTITTGLQVPSFMRNFLSSHQSLTNLSQ
- the fsd1l gene encoding FSD1-like protein isoform X2 codes for the protein MMDAQKEALRRIITTLANKNEELQHFQETVENTLTALQDESRKVMSGLEVELEQLHSAVEEKGVELSQIITEEKHRKEAALQKQLSEGKYALLSCEELMEFANQTLTITSEEEFLQAAKEIKERVTMAPAFRLTTRPAMSESMAEFTVDFSAERVWLQRLQFLPVPRAPEIDVSRCVVNDNNITIAWRPACEAGGEGLNGSTECYELEYRKTNCDIMLTAPGEACWEKILDITGTQVTISGLKFDSHFVVVRVRAKNKMAAGEFSEPVTMETTAFNFGFDASTAHAELKVQGNTVTWEPQGVKSHDSRLRGKDNRSSSRSGTPSPNKTAGSRTGRDRFAGESYTVLGDHEMTGGSHYWELRPLADWKSFSVGVAYRAGLGRFDQLGKSASSWCLHGTQWLQTSLAVKHNNRAKALDWPLPQRIGVYCNYDNGDLSFIDVDQLRLLHSFKTKFTQPLVPAFTVWCGGFTITTGLQVPSFMRNFLSSHQSLTNLSQ
- the fsd1l gene encoding FSD1-like protein isoform X3 translates to MMDAQKQEALRRIITTLANKNEELQHFQETVENTLTALQDESRKVMSGLEVELEQLHSAVEEKGVELSQIITEEKHRKEAALQKQLSEGKYALLSCEELMEFANQTLTITSEEEFLQAAKEIKERVTMAPAFRLTTRPAMSESMAEFTVDFSAERVWLQRLQFLPVPRAPEIDVSRCVVNDNNITIAWRPACEAGGEGLNGSTECYELEYRKTNCDIMLTAPGEACWEKILDITGTQVTISGLKFDSHFVVVRVRAKNKMAAGEFSEPVTMETTAFNFGFDASTAHAELKVQGNTVTWEPQGVKSHDSRLRGKDNRSSSRSGTPSPNKTAGSRTGRDRFAGESYTVLGDHEMTGGSHYWELRPLADWKSFSVGVAYRAGLGRFDQLGKSASSWCLHGTQWLQTSLAVKHNNRAKALDWPLPQRIGDLSFIDVDQLRLLHSFKTKFTQPLVPAFTVWCGGFTITTGLQVPSFMRNFLSSHQSLTNLSQ